GTACAAGTCTTGGTTGCAGGTGGTTCGTTTTGTATCTCTAGAGAAGGGAGCTTCCCTCCGGGACAGCATTGCTCCGAGTCTACTACACGAAAATCTCACCTTCGTGGCCGATTGGATAGACGCAGATTGATGGAGCGGCGTTGTAACCTGCGCGGTTGCCGACAGACGTCAGTGACAAGAAAAAACTCCGGATCCACGAAGGGATCCGGAGCCTTTAATGAAACGTCTTAGAACGAGTTATTGCATCGGGTGACGCGTGGAGTCATCGTTGCTCGATGCTCCCGCGGGTGTTGCCTGGACCGTGAACGCGTTGGTCAGCTGGAAGCGGATGAGCGACTCAGTGGGGATCTGTACCTGCTGACCTTTGGTGATGGCGTTGACACCTGCGCCACCTGCGCCGCCGGCGGCTGCACCAATGGCAGCGCCCTTACCCCCGCCGAAGATACCGCCGAGGATGGCTCCAGCTGCTGCGCCGACACCGGCCTTGGTGGCGGTGTTCTTACCGCGTCCGGCGCCTTCTTTGCTGAAGGCTTCGGTGGAGACCGCGATACGCTCGCCACGGCGGGAGACGCTGGTCAGCTCAATGGAGAGCAGTGAGCTTCCCTTGAAGTGAGCCGCATCTTTCGCTTCCACAACGCGTCCGCTGACCGGAGTTCCCTGACGCAGCGCAACCCATCCATCGACGATGATGTCGTTGGAGATGACGCCCGTGAAGGAGTCACCCGTTTGAGTGGTCGCGGAGTCCAGACCCTGCGTGATGCGTACCGGAAGGAAAGTTCCGGCAGCAACCGTCACAGTCTTTGTCGTAGGCGCCGGCGGCGGCGGTGGTGGAGCCTGAACAACAGGTGCCGCAGCTTGTCTTACAGGGGCCGGTGCTGGTGCTGGGGCCGGAGCAGGCTGACGCTCGACGATG
This genomic window from Terriglobus albidus contains:
- a CDS encoding BON domain-containing protein; the protein is MNFEHIHHTLRTTGLALVLAIAVTGCKKADAPAPPDDNSLASSIQSRITSDSALSAEQIQVGVSGGVATLSGNVSNAAAKTLASNDAAAIPGVKTVINNLNVQAPAPAPAPVAAAPEPAPVRPEREKKPKPVIVERQPAPAPAPAPAPVRQAAAPVVQAPPPPPPAPTTKTVTVAAGTFLPVRITQGLDSATTQTGDSFTGVISNDIIVDGWVALRQGTPVSGRVVEAKDAAHFKGSSLLSIELTSVSRRGERIAVSTEAFSKEGAGRGKNTATKAGVGAAAGAILGGIFGGGKGAAIGAAAGGAGGAGVNAITKGQQVQIPTESLIRFQLTNAFTVQATPAGASSNDDSTRHPMQ